The following are encoded together in the Pseudodesulfovibrio indicus genome:
- a CDS encoding SLC13 family permease encodes MRNYTLEKLPTLPAGPIMEMIKKVGVPLAVLFFCVFHFQFFEIESFAVQTKVPAASCYTMLGIFGASLILWISEAIPNYLTSIFLILAVVFSGIMKEKAAYAFFGHPVMILNIASFILASMLVATGLAKRLALKFILKAGHHATPVFWTFLILNLVLGAFINATAAKAALLMPIFMVIGAIYGATGGDSRNNFSRNLVLQNLLGINVSCSAYMTGSAANLVAASMLAGAGAQIFYMDWFLALAPLALIVLALGWFLGVKFVFPVRGEDNHPTIEGGLERLRVELEKMGPVTLNEIKAAVIFLLVLGFWATDKLHGLSATAVALTGAGICLLPSFSGLPKLGVIDWNKTDIPWHLLMFSFGAYVLGGGIKATNIVGIGINNLFDAMGLNGDPSKLLIFLVIAVLFNYSSILSQSKTARTMIFFPIIIGIAQNFGWNVLGFALPMAFLINQVYVLYFNSKPATICYLANHYSSFESFKYGIVMQTVVLLCLIPWVQYVMPLMGFDSKLW; translated from the coding sequence ATGCGCAACTACACGCTGGAGAAGCTGCCCACGCTTCCCGCCGGGCCGATCATGGAGATGATCAAGAAGGTCGGCGTGCCGTTGGCCGTGCTCTTCTTCTGCGTATTCCACTTCCAATTCTTCGAAATCGAGTCGTTCGCGGTCCAGACCAAGGTGCCCGCCGCGAGCTGCTACACCATGCTCGGAATCTTCGGCGCGTCCCTCATCCTCTGGATATCGGAAGCCATCCCCAACTACCTGACCTCCATCTTCCTTATCCTGGCCGTGGTCTTTTCCGGCATCATGAAGGAAAAGGCCGCCTACGCCTTCTTCGGCCACCCGGTCATGATCCTGAACATCGCCAGCTTCATCCTGGCCAGCATGCTGGTGGCCACCGGCCTGGCCAAGCGGCTGGCCCTGAAGTTCATCCTCAAGGCCGGGCACCACGCCACGCCGGTCTTCTGGACCTTCCTGATCCTCAACCTCGTGCTCGGCGCGTTCATCAACGCCACCGCCGCCAAGGCCGCGCTGCTCATGCCCATCTTCATGGTCATCGGCGCCATCTACGGCGCCACCGGCGGCGACTCGCGCAACAACTTCTCGCGCAACCTGGTCCTCCAGAACCTGCTCGGCATCAACGTGTCGTGCAGCGCCTACATGACCGGCTCCGCCGCCAACCTGGTGGCCGCCAGCATGCTGGCCGGGGCGGGCGCGCAGATATTCTACATGGACTGGTTCCTGGCCCTGGCGCCCCTGGCGCTGATCGTCCTCGCCCTGGGCTGGTTCCTGGGCGTGAAGTTCGTCTTCCCGGTGCGCGGCGAAGACAACCACCCGACCATCGAGGGCGGGCTCGAGCGGCTTCGCGTCGAACTGGAAAAGATGGGGCCGGTGACCCTGAACGAGATCAAGGCCGCCGTCATCTTCCTCCTGGTCCTCGGCTTCTGGGCCACCGACAAGCTGCACGGGCTGAGCGCCACCGCCGTGGCCCTGACCGGCGCGGGCATCTGTCTGCTGCCCTCCTTCTCCGGGCTGCCCAAGCTCGGCGTCATCGACTGGAACAAGACCGACATCCCGTGGCACCTGCTCATGTTCAGCTTCGGCGCCTACGTCCTGGGCGGCGGCATCAAGGCCACGAACATCGTCGGCATCGGCATCAACAACCTGTTCGACGCCATGGGCCTCAACGGCGATCCCAGCAAGCTCCTGATCTTCCTGGTCATCGCCGTCCTGTTCAACTACTCGTCCATCCTCAGCCAGAGCAAGACCGCGCGGACCATGATCTTCTTCCCGATCATCATCGGCATCGCCCAGAACTTCGGGTGGAACGTGCTCGGCTTCGCGCTGCCCATGGCCTTCCTGATCAACCAGGTCTACGTCCTCTACTTCAACAGCAAACCGGCAACCATCTGCTACCTCGCCAACCACTACTCCAGCTTCGAATCCTTCAAGTACGGCATCGTCATGCAAACGGTCGTCCTGCTGTGCCTGATCCCCTGGGTGCAGTACGTCATGCCCCTCATGGGGTTCGACAGCAAGCTCTGGTAG
- a CDS encoding DUF47 domain-containing protein: MGINILRSSIKIERQIDEFLNEISEAGLIFKSGTESYLAGDAEGFRAKLDNITLREHRGDELRRTIETALYSKTLIPESRGDVLELLESMDYLLGGFKGALWRIEIESPEVPEPFHAAILELSDNVVKTAEAIVLSARAFFKDLSTTTNHMHKVSFWETECDKIVSRLQRDIFREPSLRLSHKMQLRDYVRGLDKIADKAEDVADKLAIYVIKRSL, translated from the coding sequence ATGGGTATCAACATCCTCCGCTCCAGCATCAAGATCGAACGACAGATAGACGAATTCCTCAACGAGATCAGCGAGGCCGGGCTGATCTTCAAGTCCGGCACCGAATCCTACCTGGCGGGCGACGCCGAGGGTTTCCGGGCCAAGCTGGACAACATCACCCTCAGGGAACACCGCGGCGACGAGCTGCGCCGGACCATCGAGACCGCCCTGTATTCCAAGACCCTGATCCCGGAATCGCGCGGGGACGTGCTGGAGCTGCTCGAAAGCATGGATTACCTGCTGGGCGGGTTCAAGGGCGCGCTCTGGCGCATCGAGATCGAATCCCCGGAGGTTCCGGAGCCGTTCCACGCCGCCATCCTCGAACTGAGCGACAACGTGGTCAAGACCGCCGAGGCCATCGTGCTCTCGGCCCGGGCCTTCTTCAAGGACCTGTCCACCACAACCAACCACATGCACAAGGTCTCCTTCTGGGAGACCGAATGCGACAAGATCGTCTCCCGGCTGCAGCGGGACATCTTCCGCGAGCCGTCCCTGCGGCTGAGCCACAAGATGCAGCTGCGCGACTACGTGCGCGGCCTGGACAAGATCGCGGACAAAGCCGAGGACGTGGCCGACAAACTGGCCATCTACGTCATCAAGCGCTCGCTGTAA
- a CDS encoding inorganic phosphate transporter has translation MTSIFFSSGLFLGWSLGANNMSNVFGTAVGTRMIRFRTAAVWCSVFVILGSVVSGSGATQTLGKLGSINALAGAFMVALSSAVTMFVMTKASYPASTSQTIVGSIVGWNLFSGSLIDYGALTKILSTWVFCPILAALFSMLLYLLCRRFLGWFKPHMLTQDHLTRMGLLLAGIFGSYALGANNISTVMGVFVPISDFSEINLFGLFTLTAAQQLFFLGGLAIAVGVFTYSKKVIMTVGGGGIMKLSPVAAFIVVVSHSLVLTIFSSQGLSDAFVSAGLPAIPLVPVSSSQAIVGAVIGIGLLKGGRAIRWRTVGAICSSWAVTPVLAAVICFVSLFFLQNVFMQQTYRPERYRLTEAAVQTLSRDVDVSWLAPLAGRTFPNAREFKDRLDQAHGYAEAEVRLILDAARMEEAPPSDEGADATGRTDHASGPGSGREAIQ, from the coding sequence ATGACATCCATCTTCTTCTCAAGCGGCCTCTTCCTGGGCTGGTCCCTCGGCGCCAACAACATGTCCAACGTGTTCGGCACCGCCGTGGGCACCCGGATGATCCGATTCCGCACCGCCGCCGTCTGGTGCAGCGTGTTCGTCATTCTCGGCTCCGTGGTCAGCGGGTCCGGGGCCACCCAGACCCTGGGCAAGCTCGGCTCCATCAACGCCCTGGCCGGGGCGTTCATGGTCGCCCTGTCCTCGGCCGTGACCATGTTCGTGATGACCAAGGCGAGCTATCCCGCGTCCACCTCCCAGACCATCGTCGGGTCCATCGTGGGCTGGAACCTGTTCTCCGGGTCGCTCATCGACTACGGCGCGCTGACCAAGATCCTGTCCACCTGGGTCTTCTGCCCCATCCTGGCCGCGCTCTTCTCCATGCTCCTGTACCTCCTCTGCCGCCGGTTCCTCGGCTGGTTCAAGCCGCACATGCTGACCCAGGACCACCTGACCCGCATGGGCCTGCTGCTGGCCGGGATATTCGGGTCCTACGCGCTGGGGGCCAACAACATCTCCACGGTCATGGGCGTGTTCGTGCCCATCTCCGACTTCTCGGAGATCAACCTCTTCGGGCTGTTCACCCTGACCGCCGCGCAGCAGCTCTTCTTCCTCGGCGGCCTGGCCATCGCCGTGGGCGTGTTCACCTATTCCAAAAAGGTCATCATGACCGTGGGCGGCGGCGGGATCATGAAGCTCTCCCCGGTGGCCGCCTTCATCGTGGTGGTCTCCCACTCCCTGGTCCTGACCATTTTCTCGTCCCAGGGGCTGAGCGACGCCTTCGTTTCCGCAGGGCTGCCCGCCATCCCGCTGGTCCCGGTGTCCAGCTCGCAGGCCATCGTGGGCGCGGTCATCGGCATCGGCCTGCTCAAGGGCGGGCGCGCCATCCGCTGGCGCACGGTTGGGGCCATCTGCAGCAGCTGGGCCGTGACCCCGGTGCTGGCCGCCGTCATCTGCTTCGTCTCCCTGTTCTTCCTGCAAAACGTGTTCATGCAGCAGACCTATCGCCCCGAGCGGTACCGGCTGACCGAGGCCGCGGTGCAAACGCTGTCCCGCGACGTGGACGTTTCCTGGCTGGCCCCCCTGGCGGGCCGGACCTTCCCCAATGCGCGGGAGTTCAAGGACCGGCTGGACCAGGCGCACGGCTATGCCGAGGCCGAGGTGCGGCTGATCCTCGACGCCGCCCGGATGGAAGAGGCCCCGCCCTCCGACGAGGGAGCCGACGCGACCGGCCGCACGGACCACGCGTCCGGGCCAGGCTCCGGGCGGGAGGCGATCCAATGA
- a CDS encoding AbrB family transcriptional regulator — translation MPTGGPGATETLPYRRQQQPAVTSAPRWETMQQIIHLALIMAAALAGGLLASRLNIPGSVIIGAMLGVIVLKLCLALPLALPRQWSLFIQIVVGATVGSSFSVDMLGQLRHYAVPILTSALLLIILGSVMAIVFTKFWGIDPGTAFISTSPGAMTAMTGMAGGLNVDIFLVLTFHITRVILVILLAPAIMRLSRMFL, via the coding sequence TTGCCAACCGGCGGCCCCGGGGCTACAGAAACCCTGCCGTATCGAAGGCAACAACAACCGGCGGTAACATCCGCCCCCCGGTGGGAAACAATGCAGCAAATCATCCATCTCGCGCTGATCATGGCGGCCGCCCTGGCGGGCGGGCTGCTCGCCAGCCGACTGAACATCCCCGGCAGCGTCATCATCGGCGCCATGCTCGGCGTCATCGTCCTCAAGCTCTGCCTGGCCCTGCCACTGGCCCTGCCCCGGCAGTGGTCGCTGTTCATCCAGATCGTGGTCGGGGCCACGGTCGGGTCGAGCTTCTCCGTGGACATGCTCGGGCAGCTCAGGCACTACGCCGTCCCCATCCTGACCTCGGCCCTGCTGCTGATCATCCTCGGCAGCGTCATGGCCATCGTCTTCACCAAGTTCTGGGGCATCGACCCGGGCACGGCCTTCATCAGCACCAGCCCCGGCGCAATGACCGCAATGACCGGCATGGCGGGCGGCCTGAACGTGGACATCTTCCTGGTCCTGACCTTCCACATCACCCGCGTCATCCTGGTCATCCTCCTGGCTCCGGCCATCATGCGCCTGAGCCGCATGTTCCTCTGA
- a CDS encoding Lon protease family protein — protein sequence MTKTTLPKGLPGSKLRAAIDPATIPYATSDDIPARNIYAKLQPRAIHALSLALKIRGNEHNVYVAGEPNMGRTYFVKSFLEPAAAKAAPPADWVYLYNFEDTDKPIAVSLPAGKGRKFKTAQSKAMNHIRQDIPARFEKDTFQKKHERLVKKFNSKREELFNKMDDTAEKENFSLSLDEEGVLTLSPIVDGEVVSDKDFDKLKPALRKKLKAKGEELLAGVGSILRQINQNEMDMRDSESALHRETAKAVMEECFSPVAEKFKDIEGLPAYFEALVGEVVDNVDQFMPRDNSLAGLMPEGMPTGEDFFTRFEVNLFVDNGKTKGAPVVVEDHPTAFNLLGSIEREAEMGALYTDFTLIKAGSLHQANGGFLILNIEDLLSNPSSWEGLLRALRSGQSRIEDPVDPEQVRARTIQPEPIDLDLKVVLIGTDEHYEILLYNDDRFAKYFKLKAHLQHAAHRTAANIRNYLTIIGQTAREAGVLPLTREAMAGLIDFASRLVEDQKRLSLYIPLIRERMIEASALARMAGKTAVDQAAMREAVRAKDYRVNLYEEEFMADYDRQVIKVDTDGHGIGRANGLSVTLFGDYEFGLPHQISCTVGVGHGGILDLEREAQLGGPIHTKGMMIIKSYLVRLFAQDKPIVLTGSLCFEQSYAGIEGDSASGAELASLLSALSDTPINLSYAMTGAVSQSGAVMAVGGVNRKIEGFFEVCRRRKLTGRQGVILPADNVVNLMLKDEIVEAVDQGKFHIFPVTTIEEAMFILTGLRCGTRGKNGKYPLGTLYRKVDQRLAELARLAVDTKSCK from the coding sequence ATGACCAAGACGACTCTTCCCAAGGGGCTGCCCGGCTCCAAACTGCGGGCGGCCATTGACCCGGCCACGATCCCCTATGCAACCAGCGACGACATCCCGGCGCGCAACATCTACGCAAAGCTCCAGCCGAGGGCGATCCACGCCCTGTCCCTGGCGCTGAAGATTCGGGGCAACGAGCACAACGTGTACGTGGCAGGCGAGCCGAACATGGGCCGCACCTATTTCGTGAAGTCCTTCCTGGAGCCTGCGGCGGCCAAGGCCGCGCCCCCGGCGGACTGGGTCTACCTCTACAACTTCGAGGACACCGACAAGCCCATCGCCGTGTCCCTGCCCGCGGGCAAGGGGCGCAAGTTCAAAACCGCCCAGTCCAAGGCCATGAACCACATCCGCCAGGACATCCCGGCCCGGTTCGAAAAGGACACCTTCCAGAAAAAGCACGAGCGGCTGGTCAAGAAGTTCAACTCCAAGCGCGAAGAGCTGTTCAACAAGATGGACGACACCGCCGAGAAGGAGAACTTCTCCCTCAGCCTGGACGAGGAGGGCGTGCTGACTTTATCGCCCATCGTGGACGGCGAGGTGGTCTCGGACAAGGACTTCGACAAGCTCAAGCCCGCCCTGCGCAAGAAACTCAAGGCCAAGGGCGAGGAGCTGCTGGCCGGGGTGGGGTCCATCCTGCGCCAGATCAACCAGAACGAGATGGACATGCGCGACTCCGAGTCCGCCCTGCACCGCGAGACGGCCAAGGCCGTGATGGAGGAATGCTTCAGCCCGGTGGCCGAAAAGTTCAAGGACATCGAGGGGCTGCCCGCCTATTTCGAGGCCCTTGTCGGCGAGGTGGTGGACAACGTGGACCAGTTCATGCCGCGCGACAATTCCCTGGCCGGGCTGATGCCCGAAGGCATGCCCACGGGCGAGGACTTCTTCACCCGGTTCGAGGTCAACCTGTTCGTGGACAACGGCAAGACCAAGGGCGCGCCCGTGGTGGTGGAGGACCATCCCACGGCCTTCAACCTGCTCGGCTCCATCGAGCGCGAGGCCGAGATGGGCGCGCTTTACACGGATTTCACGCTGATCAAGGCCGGGTCCCTGCACCAGGCCAACGGCGGGTTCCTGATCCTGAACATCGAGGACCTGCTGTCCAACCCCAGCTCCTGGGAGGGGCTACTGCGCGCGCTCCGCTCCGGCCAGTCGCGCATCGAGGACCCGGTGGACCCGGAGCAGGTCCGCGCCCGGACCATCCAGCCCGAGCCCATCGACCTGGACCTCAAGGTGGTGCTCATCGGCACGGACGAGCACTACGAAATCCTGCTCTACAACGATGACCGGTTCGCCAAGTATTTCAAGCTCAAGGCCCATCTCCAGCACGCCGCCCACCGGACCGCGGCCAACATCCGCAACTACCTGACCATCATCGGCCAGACCGCGCGCGAGGCCGGGGTCCTGCCCCTGACCCGCGAGGCCATGGCCGGGCTCATCGACTTCGCCTCCCGCCTGGTGGAGGACCAGAAGCGGCTGTCGCTGTACATCCCGCTGATCCGCGAACGGATGATCGAGGCCTCGGCCCTGGCGCGCATGGCCGGAAAGACCGCAGTGGACCAGGCCGCCATGCGCGAGGCGGTCCGCGCCAAGGACTACCGCGTGAACCTCTATGAAGAGGAGTTCATGGCGGACTACGACCGGCAGGTGATCAAGGTGGACACCGACGGCCACGGCATCGGCCGGGCCAACGGGCTGTCCGTGACCCTGTTCGGCGACTACGAGTTCGGCTTGCCGCACCAGATTTCCTGCACCGTCGGCGTGGGCCACGGCGGCATCCTGGACCTGGAGCGCGAGGCGCAGCTGGGCGGCCCCATCCACACCAAGGGCATGATGATCATCAAGTCCTACCTGGTGCGGCTGTTCGCCCAGGACAAGCCCATCGTGCTCACCGGATCGCTCTGCTTCGAGCAGTCCTACGCGGGCATCGAGGGCGACTCGGCCTCGGGCGCGGAGCTGGCCTCCCTGCTCTCGGCCCTGTCCGACACCCCCATCAACCTGTCCTACGCCATGACGGGCGCGGTCTCGCAGAGCGGCGCGGTCATGGCCGTGGGCGGCGTCAACCGCAAGATCGAAGGGTTCTTCGAGGTCTGCCGCCGCCGCAAGCTGACCGGTCGCCAGGGCGTGATCCTGCCCGCCGACAACGTGGTCAACCTGATGCTCAAGGACGAGATCGTGGAGGCCGTGGACCAGGGCAAGTTCCACATCTTCCCGGTGACCACCATCGAGGAGGCCATGTTCATCCTCACCGGCCTGCGCTGCGGCACGCGGGGCAAGAACGGCAAGTACCCGCTCGGCACCCTGTACCGCAAGGTGGACCAGCGGCTGGCCGAACTGGCCCGCCTGGCCGTGGACACCAAGTCCTGCAAGTAG
- a CDS encoding substrate-binding periplasmic protein, producing the protein MKQLFTLLVVLALLVPGEASAQERLRVGMLDLLEQGGGAEAKSVVGEAYRRLGMAVVFVCLPSKRELECAAQGVTDASLVRTAAVSAEYPGLVRVPFPLFRYTLVAAYAREDLDVRGPSDLVALRVGVDRGSVGTMQFCRRNNISVCALKDLGQGMRMLREGRLDAVLEEQVLLEMAAKKAAVPLKCSLPLQRGYYYHWLNREHAGLAPRLACSLKSMYEDGTTARLLGGFSEMLKGLEVRDESLAGACGSGSEI; encoded by the coding sequence ATGAAACAGTTGTTTACGTTGCTGGTCGTTCTCGCGTTGCTCGTGCCGGGTGAAGCCTCGGCGCAGGAGCGGCTGCGGGTCGGCATGCTCGACCTGCTGGAGCAGGGTGGGGGAGCCGAGGCCAAGAGCGTGGTGGGCGAAGCGTACCGGCGGCTCGGCATGGCGGTGGTCTTCGTCTGCCTGCCGTCCAAGCGCGAGTTGGAGTGCGCCGCCCAGGGCGTCACCGATGCCTCCCTTGTACGCACGGCCGCAGTGAGCGCCGAGTATCCGGGCTTGGTTCGGGTCCCGTTCCCCTTGTTCCGCTACACCCTGGTCGCCGCATACGCCCGAGAGGACCTGGATGTTCGTGGGCCGAGCGACCTTGTGGCTCTTAGGGTCGGCGTGGATCGCGGTTCCGTGGGGACGATGCAGTTCTGTCGGCGGAACAACATTTCGGTCTGCGCGCTCAAAGACCTTGGGCAGGGGATGCGAATGCTCCGTGAGGGCCGCCTGGATGCCGTACTGGAGGAGCAGGTGCTGCTCGAGATGGCGGCGAAGAAGGCCGCCGTTCCGCTCAAATGCTCCCTGCCGCTTCAGCGGGGATATTATTATCATTGGCTGAACCGCGAGCACGCCGGACTGGCGCCGCGCCTGGCGTGCTCGCTGAAGTCCATGTACGAGGACGGGACCACCGCCCGGCTGCTCGGCGGTTTCTCCGAGATGCTCAAGGGCCTGGAGGTGCGGGACGAATCCCTCGCCGGAGCGTGCGGGAGCGGCTCCGAAATCTGA
- a CDS encoding metallophosphoesterase family protein has protein sequence MYWIAFGDIHESIDLIDSIPGLAGAEGVIITGDITNRGGRSAATRVIDAVARINPRILAQPGNMDTDDVSEFLRREDMDIHLRVRELAPGLGLMGVGLSTPTPFGTPGEISEETLVRWLEATHAKAGHFDHLVCVIHEPPVDTAVDRLSNGQHVGSPGVRAFIERARPALAITGHIHESVGADKVGDTPVINPGMLAGGGYVRIKFDGQAVTATLESV, from the coding sequence ATGTACTGGATTGCCTTCGGCGACATCCACGAATCCATCGACCTCATCGACTCCATTCCCGGCCTGGCCGGGGCCGAGGGAGTGATCATAACCGGCGACATCACCAACCGGGGCGGGCGTTCGGCCGCAACGCGCGTCATCGACGCCGTGGCCCGGATCAACCCGCGCATCCTGGCCCAGCCCGGCAACATGGATACCGACGACGTGTCCGAGTTCCTGCGCCGGGAGGACATGGACATCCACCTGCGCGTGCGCGAGCTGGCCCCGGGACTGGGCCTCATGGGCGTGGGGCTGTCCACGCCCACCCCCTTCGGCACGCCCGGCGAAATCTCCGAGGAGACCCTGGTCCGCTGGCTCGAAGCCACCCACGCCAAGGCCGGCCACTTCGACCATCTCGTCTGCGTCATCCACGAGCCGCCCGTCGATACGGCCGTGGACCGCCTGTCCAACGGCCAGCACGTGGGCAGCCCCGGCGTGCGCGCCTTCATCGAGCGCGCCCGGCCCGCCCTGGCCATCACCGGCCACATCCATGAATCCGTGGGCGCGGACAAGGTCGGCGACACCCCGGTCATCAACCCCGGCATGCTCGCGGGCGGCGGCTACGTGCGCATCAAATTCGACGGCCAGGCCGTCACCGCCACCCTGGAGAGCGTCTAG
- a CDS encoding 23S rRNA (pseudouridine(1915)-N(3))-methyltransferase RlmH: protein MSKVGFLWVGKLKERFSQDGCAHYWKKLSRFFQLEETVIKDAPGKLPPADKSKVEGERILAKVKPGDVLIILDEFGERMTSKTLADRLQTWTDAPNQRPVFVIGGPFGLSDEVKNAARHSIRLSDMTLPHELARLLLLEQLYRAGTIHKNMPYHHE from the coding sequence ATGAGCAAGGTCGGCTTCCTCTGGGTGGGCAAGCTCAAGGAGCGGTTTTCCCAGGACGGGTGCGCCCATTACTGGAAAAAACTCTCCCGCTTCTTCCAGCTGGAGGAGACCGTCATCAAGGACGCGCCCGGCAAGCTGCCCCCGGCCGACAAGAGCAAGGTCGAGGGCGAACGCATCCTGGCCAAGGTCAAGCCCGGCGACGTGCTCATCATCCTCGACGAGTTCGGCGAGCGCATGACCTCCAAGACCCTCGCGGACCGGCTCCAGACCTGGACCGACGCGCCCAACCAGCGCCCCGTTTTCGTCATCGGCGGCCCCTTCGGGCTGTCCGACGAGGTCAAGAACGCGGCACGCCACTCCATCCGGCTGAGCGACATGACCCTGCCCCACGAACTGGCCCGGCTGCTGCTCCTGGAACAGCTCTACCGCGCCGGGACCATCCACAAGAACATGCCCTACCATCACGAATAA
- a CDS encoding AMP-binding protein yields the protein MFTKEEYASYEDLCERYKPECPANFNFAYDVLDKMDPAKLALVHVDDAGNRREFTFGFFQEASCRLADALAKKGVKKGDRVMLVLYRRMEYWTVMLALHRLGAVPIPSPSLLTKKDITERVNYAGISAIICEDSIAERVNEAKGGCPGLKLFVQVDGEPGEGWVGYEPLLASGSPEFPRTEASPGGDDPLVIFFSSGTTGLPKMVLHNHKYAASHYTTGALWHDLEEGDLHLTVSDTGWGKSVWGKFYGQWMAGAVIFVWDFRGKFEPAELLRIVAENKITTFCAPPTIYRFLVREDLGKYDLSALRHCTTAGELLNDSVFHAWEKAFGMPIYEGYGQTETTLQVATFKFMKPKPGSIGKPVPGWEIKLMDEEGKEVPQGEEGEICIRIDKPVLGLFDSYMDEPDKTACVKCDGWYHTGDKAWADEDGFLWFMGRTDDLIKSSGYRIGPFEVESALVAHDAVIEAAVTGLPDEVRGQLVKATVVLAPGYEPSEELTKQLQAFVRELTAPYKYPRVIDYVSELPKTISGKIKRKEIREADLAKMAK from the coding sequence ATGTTTACCAAGGAAGAATACGCCAGCTACGAAGATCTGTGCGAACGATATAAACCCGAATGCCCGGCGAATTTCAACTTTGCCTATGACGTCTTGGACAAGATGGACCCGGCCAAGCTCGCCCTGGTCCACGTGGACGACGCCGGGAACCGCAGGGAATTCACCTTCGGCTTTTTTCAGGAGGCCTCCTGCCGCCTGGCCGACGCCCTGGCCAAGAAGGGCGTCAAGAAGGGCGACCGGGTCATGCTCGTGCTCTACCGGCGCATGGAATACTGGACGGTCATGCTCGCCCTGCACCGCCTCGGCGCGGTTCCCATCCCGTCCCCGTCGCTTTTGACCAAGAAGGACATCACCGAGCGCGTCAACTACGCGGGCATCTCGGCCATCATCTGCGAAGACTCCATCGCGGAGCGCGTCAACGAGGCCAAGGGCGGCTGTCCCGGCCTCAAGCTGTTCGTGCAGGTGGACGGCGAACCCGGCGAGGGCTGGGTCGGCTATGAACCGCTCCTGGCCTCGGGTTCCCCCGAGTTCCCGCGCACCGAGGCTTCCCCGGGCGGCGACGACCCGCTGGTCATCTTCTTCTCCTCCGGCACCACCGGCCTGCCCAAGATGGTCCTGCACAACCACAAGTACGCCGCGTCCCACTACACCACCGGGGCGCTGTGGCATGACCTGGAAGAGGGCGACCTGCACCTGACCGTGTCCGACACGGGCTGGGGCAAGTCGGTCTGGGGCAAGTTCTACGGCCAGTGGATGGCCGGTGCCGTCATCTTCGTCTGGGATTTCCGGGGCAAATTCGAGCCTGCGGAGCTTTTGCGCATCGTCGCGGAAAACAAGATCACCACCTTCTGCGCCCCGCCGACCATCTACCGGTTCCTGGTGCGCGAGGACCTGGGCAAGTACGATCTGTCGGCCCTGCGCCACTGCACCACGGCGGGCGAACTGCTCAACGACTCGGTCTTCCATGCCTGGGAAAAGGCGTTCGGCATGCCCATCTACGAGGGGTACGGCCAGACAGAGACCACCCTCCAGGTGGCCACCTTCAAGTTCATGAAACCCAAGCCCGGCTCCATCGGCAAGCCCGTGCCGGGCTGGGAAATCAAGCTCATGGACGAAGAGGGCAAGGAAGTTCCCCAGGGCGAGGAAGGCGAGATCTGCATCCGCATCGACAAGCCCGTGCTCGGCCTGTTCGATTCCTACATGGACGAACCGGACAAGACCGCCTGCGTCAAATGCGACGGCTGGTACCATACCGGCGACAAGGCCTGGGCCGACGAGGACGGCTTCCTCTGGTTCATGGGCCGCACCGACGACCTGATCAAATCCTCGGGCTACCGCATCGGGCCCTTCGAGGTCGAGTCCGCCCTGGTGGCCCACGACGCGGTCATCGAGGCCGCCGTCACCGGCCTGCCCGACGAGGTGCGCGGCCAGCTGGTCAAGGCCACCGTGGTCCTCGCGCCCGGCTACGAGCCGTCCGAAGAGCTGACCAAGCAGCTCCAGGCGTTCGTCCGCGAACTGACCGCGCCGTACAAGTACCCGCGCGTCATCGACTACGTGTCCGAGCTGCCCAAGACCATCTCCGGCAAGATCAAACGCAAGGAAATTCGCGAAGCCGACCTCGCCAAAATGGCGAAGTAG
- a CDS encoding helix-turn-helix domain-containing protein has protein sequence MEQYKEIAPRLVGVREGVGWTPKEMADLLGVPEEKVTGYESGTVEIPVGYLLDVSRLCRVDLTTLISGREPHLKSYSLVRKDEGFAVDRRKDYDYKSLGYKFAGREMEPFLITVPPKSGDQMSETSHRGQEFIYVLEGRLEVRLGGEPIIAEPGDSLYFNSETPHALRGLDGKPVRFLDVIL, from the coding sequence ATGGAACAGTACAAGGAAATCGCGCCCCGCCTGGTGGGCGTGCGTGAAGGCGTGGGCTGGACTCCCAAGGAGATGGCGGACCTGCTCGGCGTGCCCGAGGAGAAGGTCACCGGCTACGAGTCCGGCACCGTGGAGATTCCGGTGGGCTATCTGCTGGACGTGTCCCGGCTGTGCCGAGTGGACCTGACCACGCTCATTTCCGGCCGCGAGCCGCACCTGAAGTCCTATTCCCTGGTCCGCAAGGACGAGGGGTTCGCCGTGGACCGGCGCAAGGACTACGACTACAAGTCCCTGGGCTACAAGTTCGCCGGGCGCGAAATGGAGCCGTTCCTGATCACGGTTCCGCCCAAGTCCGGCGACCAGATGAGCGAGACCTCGCACCGGGGCCAGGAGTTCATCTACGTGCTCGAAGGGCGGCTCGAAGTCCGTCTGGGCGGCGAACCGATCATCGCCGAGCCGGGCGACTCCCTCTATTTCAACTCGGAAACGCCCCACGCCCTGCGCGGCCTGGACGGCAAGCCGGTACGTTTTCTCGACGTGATTCTTTAG